One window from the genome of Pseudomonas sp. L5B5 encodes:
- a CDS encoding PLP-dependent aminotransferase family protein, which translates to MARARYKQLVDAFATDIRTGLLAPGTRLPTHRELAAREGLALVTASRVYAELEAMGLVSGETGRGTYVRETALPPGQGVDQPATVPGTLDLNFNYPALPGQAELLRGALRQLATTGDLEALLRYQPHAGRSHERAAVARHLARHGLAVESERVLMVSGAQHGLATTVMALLKPGDVVAVDALTYPGFKVVAEAHGLELLAIPLSDQGPDLEAFERLCQRRRVRAVYAMPTLHNPMGWVLDLAWRQRLVAIARVHGLLIIEDAAYAFLAQLAPAPLAALAPEITVYVSGFSKSVATGLRVGYVVAPTPWVPLLERAIRASTWNTPGVMTAMACAWIEDGTVARLEQEKREDAQARQVLAREALAGLAYVSHPNAYFLWLPLPEEVRADQVAMALLREKVSVSTAEPFVGAGPVPHAIRLALGSLDMADLGVALARVRQVIGRYAF; encoded by the coding sequence ATGGCCCGTGCCCGCTACAAGCAACTGGTGGACGCCTTTGCCACCGATATCCGTACCGGCCTCCTCGCGCCCGGCACTCGCTTGCCCACCCATCGCGAACTGGCGGCGCGGGAAGGGCTAGCCCTGGTCACCGCCTCCAGGGTCTATGCCGAACTGGAAGCCATGGGGTTGGTCAGTGGCGAAACCGGGCGCGGCACCTATGTCCGGGAAACCGCCTTGCCGCCAGGGCAGGGCGTGGACCAGCCCGCCACGGTGCCGGGCACCCTGGACCTGAATTTCAACTACCCGGCGTTGCCCGGCCAGGCCGAACTGCTGCGTGGCGCCTTGCGCCAGTTGGCGACCACCGGCGACCTGGAAGCCCTGCTGCGCTATCAGCCCCACGCCGGGCGCAGCCATGAACGGGCCGCGGTGGCGCGCCACCTGGCCCGCCATGGGTTGGCGGTGGAGAGCGAGCGAGTGCTGATGGTCAGTGGTGCCCAGCATGGCCTGGCGACCACGGTGATGGCATTGCTCAAGCCCGGCGATGTGGTAGCGGTGGATGCCTTGACCTATCCCGGCTTCAAGGTGGTGGCCGAGGCCCATGGGCTGGAGTTGCTGGCCATTCCCCTGAGCGACCAGGGCCCGGACCTCGAGGCCTTCGAACGCCTGTGCCAACGACGACGGGTGCGGGCGGTGTATGCCATGCCGACCCTGCACAACCCCATGGGCTGGGTGCTGGACCTGGCGTGGCGCCAACGGCTGGTGGCGATTGCCCGGGTCCATGGGCTGTTGATCATCGAGGACGCCGCCTACGCTTTCCTGGCGCAGCTTGCTCCTGCGCCCCTGGCTGCCTTGGCGCCAGAGATCACGGTGTATGTCTCGGGGTTTTCGAAGAGCGTGGCCACGGGCCTGCGGGTCGGTTATGTGGTGGCGCCGACGCCCTGGGTGCCGCTGCTCGAGCGCGCGATACGCGCCAGCACCTGGAACACGCCGGGGGTGATGACCGCCATGGCCTGTGCCTGGATCGAGGACGGCACGGTGGCGCGCCTGGAGCAGGAGAAACGCGAGGACGCCCAGGCCCGTCAGGTGCTGGCCCGTGAAGCCCTGGCCGGGCTGGCCTATGTCAGCCATCCGAATGCCTACTTTCTCTGGCTGCCACTCCCCGAGGAGGTACGGGCCGACCAGGTGGCCATGGCGCTTTTGCGCGAGAAGGTCTCGGTGTCCACCGCCGAGCCCTTTGTCGGTGCCGGGCCGGTGCCCCACGCCATTCGCCTGGCCCTGGGTTCGCTGGACATGGCCGACCTGGGCGTGGCGCTGGCCAGGGTCCGGCAAGTGATTGGCCGCTACGCCTTCTGA
- a CDS encoding alpha/beta fold hydrolase, with product MQLIPWSYPCSEGFTLRGLRSTPSGKPLLHFLHGNGFCAMAYQPMLALLGESFDLWLSDIQGHGDSDHGGPFLGWNRTAQLACEAFEAGRGDYGDVPRYALGHSFGGVLTCLILAERPALFARAVMLDPVLFTPSMISSLRLLSVLGLNRRHNLARKAAARRRHWPDRASAKAALANRGIFRGWSDEALAAYVEHGLKDDGQGVALKCAPEREVDIFSSVPRRLWHSLRQVRTPSLVIRGRDSYPYVAHSIERWAAINPSLHTRVLDGQHCFMQEHPEASARAVTDFLLDQPG from the coding sequence ATGCAGTTGATTCCCTGGTCCTACCCGTGCTCCGAAGGCTTTACCCTGCGTGGCCTGCGTTCCACGCCTTCGGGCAAGCCACTGCTGCACTTTCTCCATGGCAACGGCTTCTGCGCCATGGCCTACCAGCCGATGCTGGCGCTGCTGGGCGAGTCGTTCGACCTGTGGCTCAGCGACATCCAGGGTCACGGCGACAGTGACCATGGCGGCCCCTTCCTGGGCTGGAACCGCACCGCGCAACTGGCCTGCGAGGCGTTCGAGGCCGGGAGAGGCGACTACGGCGACGTGCCGCGCTATGCCCTGGGCCACAGTTTTGGGGGGGTGCTGACCTGCCTGATCCTCGCCGAGCGACCGGCGCTGTTCGCCAGGGCCGTGATGCTCGACCCGGTACTGTTCACGCCCTCGATGATCAGCTCGTTGCGGTTGCTGTCGGTGCTGGGCCTGAATCGCCGCCACAACCTGGCGCGCAAGGCCGCCGCCCGCCGGCGCCACTGGCCGGACCGCGCTTCGGCCAAGGCCGCGCTGGCCAATCGCGGGATCTTCAGGGGCTGGAGCGATGAGGCCCTGGCCGCCTACGTCGAGCATGGCCTGAAGGACGACGGCCAAGGCGTGGCCCTCAAGTGCGCCCCCGAGCGTGAAGTGGACATCTTCAGCTCTGTTCCCCGGCGCCTGTGGCATTCCCTGCGCCAGGTCCGCACCCCGAGCCTGGTAATCCGCGGGCGCGACAGCTACCCCTACGTGGCCCACTCGATCGAGCGCTGGGCCGCTATCAACCCCTCCCTGCATACCCGGGTGCTCGACGGCCAGCACTGCTTCATGCAGGAACATCCCGAGGCGAGCGCCCGGGCTGTCACCGACTTCCTCCTGGACCAACCTGGCTGA
- a CDS encoding LysE family translocator, which produces MDAHSILTYTLVAAIAIASPGPATLVALHNSVTYGAKSTLWSSLGNISGLFCMSAAAMLGLGALIASSEWVFNAVKILGAGYLFYLGAKQLLSKSPLLSASSLDDNGPSAPPRLKLFKSAFLTAATNPKATIFFTALFPQFIDQHAALLPQFFILTLIFMVLSLTSLSVYALLASRAKGVLTRPALSKWVNRVVGSTFIFFGSTILAMRRQGV; this is translated from the coding sequence ATGGATGCCCACTCGATCCTCACCTACACCCTGGTCGCCGCCATTGCCATCGCCAGCCCCGGCCCGGCTACCCTGGTGGCCCTGCACAACAGCGTGACCTACGGCGCCAAGTCCACCCTGTGGTCGTCCCTGGGCAATATCAGTGGCCTGTTCTGCATGTCCGCCGCCGCGATGCTGGGCCTGGGGGCGTTGATTGCCAGCTCCGAATGGGTGTTCAACGCGGTGAAGATCCTCGGTGCCGGCTACCTGTTCTACCTCGGTGCCAAGCAACTGCTGAGCAAGAGCCCGCTGCTGAGCGCCAGCAGCCTGGACGACAACGGCCCCAGCGCCCCGCCACGGCTCAAGCTGTTCAAGTCGGCGTTCCTGACCGCCGCCACCAACCCCAAGGCGACCATCTTCTTCACCGCGCTGTTTCCGCAGTTCATCGACCAGCACGCCGCGCTGCTGCCTCAGTTCTTCATCCTGACCCTGATCTTCATGGTCCTGTCACTGACCTCACTGAGCGTCTACGCCCTGCTCGCCTCCCGAGCCAAGGGCGTGTTGACCCGCCCGGCGCTGTCCAAGTGGGTCAACCGGGTCGTGGGTTCGACCTTCATCTTCTTCGGCAGCACCATCCTGGCCATGCGCCGCCAGGGTGTGTAG
- a CDS encoding DUF1963 domain-containing protein, whose translation MDIQSIQERLAKPALKFTAGGFRPTHDDEESWLGRVFLFRADEELPRNSAGETLLPFAQFHLPSLPFHSPWLQGIKLLTVFVANPFPDELEPMGERWLVREYRDEEVLVRKELTAPGAFLKPFPLKAESVAADYPLWDGGGVPEDLEQEVLELERSGRIECYYDLVTHCYEHKLGGYPSFCQSGIDPGEGFEFVMQISSDAKINLNVVHSGSLMFWKHRDSGEWALYYDFY comes from the coding sequence ATGGACATCCAGAGTATCCAGGAGCGGCTGGCCAAGCCGGCGCTCAAGTTCACCGCCGGGGGCTTTCGTCCCACCCATGACGATGAGGAAAGCTGGCTGGGCCGGGTCTTCCTGTTTCGCGCAGATGAGGAGTTGCCGCGCAACAGCGCCGGCGAAACATTGCTGCCGTTCGCCCAGTTCCACCTGCCGTCCCTGCCCTTTCACAGCCCGTGGCTGCAAGGGATCAAGCTGCTCACGGTATTCGTGGCCAACCCCTTTCCCGATGAGCTGGAGCCCATGGGCGAGCGTTGGCTGGTGCGCGAGTATCGTGACGAAGAGGTACTGGTGCGCAAGGAGCTGACGGCTCCCGGGGCCTTTCTCAAGCCCTTCCCACTCAAGGCAGAGTCTGTGGCTGCCGACTATCCATTGTGGGACGGTGGTGGCGTGCCGGAAGACCTGGAGCAGGAGGTCCTCGAACTGGAACGTTCCGGCCGCATCGAGTGCTACTACGACCTGGTGACCCACTGCTACGAGCACAAGCTGGGAGGTTATCCGTCGTTCTGCCAGTCGGGGATCGACCCCGGCGAGGGTTTCGAGTTCGTGATGCAGATCTCCTCCGACGCCAAGATCAACCTCAACGTGGTGCACAGCGGCAGCCTGATGTTCTGGAAGCACCGCGACAGCGGCGAATGGGCGCTGTACTACGACTTTTATTGA
- a CDS encoding DMT family transporter, whose product MERTSNLQSPVLGKTSSGWLNGFLGVLIFSGSLPATRVAVAEFDPVFLTVARATIAGVLALAILLLFKERRPGKQQVLPLAIVALGVVLGFPLLTALALQYVTSAHSIVFLGLLPLATAVFGVIRGGERPRPVFWLFSILGSLLVMGYAFSQGLTASPQGDLLMLLSVLVCGLGYAEGAKLSRTLGGWQVISWALVLSLPVMIILTLLTLPATFNGISLPAWGSLTYVSVFSMLIGFVFWYRGLAQGGIAAVGQLQLLQPFFGLALAASLLHEQVSLGMLGVTVAVILCVVGARKFSR is encoded by the coding sequence ATGGAACGAACCTCGAACCTGCAATCCCCCGTGCTGGGAAAAACCTCCAGCGGTTGGCTCAATGGCTTCCTCGGCGTGCTGATCTTCAGCGGCTCGCTGCCGGCGACCCGGGTCGCGGTCGCCGAGTTCGACCCGGTATTCCTCACGGTGGCCCGCGCCACCATTGCCGGGGTCCTGGCCCTGGCCATCCTGCTGCTGTTCAAGGAGCGCCGGCCCGGCAAGCAGCAAGTGCTCCCCCTGGCCATCGTCGCCCTGGGCGTGGTCCTGGGCTTTCCGCTGCTCACCGCCTTGGCCCTGCAGTACGTGACCTCAGCCCACTCCATCGTGTTTCTTGGCCTGCTGCCGCTGGCCACCGCGGTGTTCGGGGTGATTCGCGGCGGCGAACGACCACGCCCGGTGTTCTGGCTGTTCTCGATCCTGGGCAGCCTGCTGGTGATGGGTTATGCGTTTTCCCAGGGCCTGACGGCCTCGCCCCAGGGGGACCTGTTGATGCTGCTATCGGTGCTGGTCTGCGGCCTGGGGTACGCCGAAGGCGCCAAGCTGTCGCGGACCCTGGGCGGCTGGCAGGTAATTTCCTGGGCGCTGGTGCTGTCGCTGCCGGTGATGATCATCCTGACCCTGCTCACCCTGCCCGCCACCTTCAATGGCATCAGCCTGCCCGCCTGGGGCAGCCTGACCTACGTCTCGGTGTTCAGCATGCTGATCGGCTTTGTCTTCTGGTATCGCGGGCTGGCCCAGGGCGGAATCGCCGCTGTCGGCCAATTGCAGCTGCTGCAACCCTTCTTCGGCCTGGCCCTGGCCGCCAGCCTGCTGCATGAGCAGGTCAGCCTGGGCATGCTCGGGGTGACGGTGGCGGTCATCCTCTGCGTGGTCGGGGCCCGCAAGTTCTCCCGGTAG
- a CDS encoding methyl-accepting chemotaxis protein, producing the protein MLLRTMNISLRAGLSFALIALLALGLGGFSLLEMQRMNQQSLEVDQNWQPSIVAANAVALTSTQIRTITLRMLVVRNTSDVQALLTRVDQLEQQLDRQQATYEQLISEPEERAAYERYLAARAAYAKDQHQVLEQVRQGHKDAAIDIVDGGPFLANADTMLKELLSIIDINTQGGVAAAAQSSLVFKNATTLVLVILLAVVALTIALALLFTRSIVHPLGQALGVAETIASGDLGQTIAISGKDEPARLLQALQTMQASLRNTLQRIADSSNQLASAAEELHAVTSHSSHTLHQQSNEVEQAATAVNEMTAAVEEVARNAVSTSEASKDTDRTAHHGREQVQHTVDSIGQLAEDVTQTCERVEHLAVDVRNIGQVLEVIRAIAEQTNLLALNAAIEAARAGDAGRGFAVVADEVRALAHRTQQSTQEIESMINTIEEGTEGAVSAMRTSNERAHLTLEAARASGLALDQITQAITSINERNLVIASASEEQAQVAREVDRNLINIRDLSTQTSAGANQSNAASQDLSRLAVDLNGLVNQFKL; encoded by the coding sequence ATGCTCTTGAGAACGATGAACATATCCCTGCGCGCAGGGCTCAGTTTCGCCCTGATCGCCCTGCTCGCGCTGGGCCTTGGGGGTTTTTCGTTGCTGGAAATGCAGCGCATGAACCAGCAATCCCTTGAAGTCGACCAGAACTGGCAACCTTCGATCGTCGCCGCCAATGCCGTGGCGCTGACCAGTACCCAGATCCGCACCATCACCCTGCGCATGCTGGTGGTGCGCAACACCAGCGATGTCCAGGCCCTGCTGACGCGGGTCGATCAGCTCGAACAGCAACTGGATCGCCAGCAAGCCACCTATGAACAGCTGATCAGCGAGCCCGAGGAACGGGCCGCCTACGAACGGTATCTCGCCGCCAGGGCGGCCTATGCCAAGGACCAGCACCAGGTGCTCGAACAGGTCCGCCAGGGCCACAAGGACGCGGCGATCGACATCGTCGACGGCGGGCCGTTCCTGGCCAATGCCGACACCATGCTCAAGGAGCTGTTGAGCATCATCGACATCAACACCCAGGGCGGGGTCGCCGCCGCTGCGCAAAGCAGCCTGGTGTTCAAGAACGCCACCACCCTGGTCCTGGTGATCCTGCTGGCCGTGGTGGCCCTGACCATCGCCCTGGCCCTCTTGTTCACTCGCAGCATCGTGCATCCCCTGGGTCAGGCCCTGGGCGTGGCCGAGACCATCGCCAGCGGCGACCTGGGCCAGACCATCGCCATCAGCGGCAAGGACGAACCGGCGCGCCTGCTGCAAGCCTTGCAGACCATGCAGGCCAGCCTGCGCAACACCCTGCAGCGCATCGCCGACTCGTCCAACCAACTGGCCTCGGCGGCCGAAGAACTGCATGCGGTAACCAGCCACTCCAGCCATACCCTGCATCAGCAGAGCAATGAAGTGGAACAGGCCGCCACCGCGGTCAACGAAATGACCGCCGCCGTGGAGGAAGTGGCACGCAATGCCGTAAGCACCTCCGAAGCCTCCAAGGACACCGACCGCACCGCCCACCATGGCCGCGAACAGGTACAGCACACCGTCGACTCCATCGGCCAACTGGCTGAAGACGTGACCCAGACCTGCGAACGGGTCGAGCACCTGGCGGTGGACGTACGCAACATCGGCCAGGTACTGGAGGTGATCCGCGCGATCGCCGAACAGACCAACCTGCTGGCCCTCAATGCCGCCATCGAAGCGGCCCGGGCCGGAGACGCCGGACGTGGCTTCGCCGTGGTCGCCGACGAGGTACGGGCCCTGGCCCATCGTACCCAGCAGTCGACCCAGGAAATCGAAAGCATGATCAACACCATCGAGGAGGGCACGGAAGGCGCGGTCAGCGCCATGCGTACCAGCAACGAACGGGCCCACCTGACCCTCGAGGCGGCGCGTGCCTCGGGGCTGGCGCTGGACCAGATCACCCAGGCCATCACCTCGATCAACGAACGCAACCTGGTGATCGCCAGCGCCAGCGAGGAACAGGCCCAGGTGGCTCGTGAGGTGGATCGCAACCTGATCAACATCCGCGACCTGTCGACCCAGACCTCGGCCGGCGCCAACCAGAGCAACGCCGCCAGCCAGGACCTGTCGCGCCTGGCGGTGGACCTCAACGGCCTGGTGAACCAGTTCAAGCTCTGA
- a CDS encoding DUF1289 domain-containing protein, producing the protein MARDIDNPCIALCQLSGDLCVSCGRTKDDIRKWKRMKRPEKMAAVQRASVRLKALRKKQG; encoded by the coding sequence ATGGCCCGCGACATCGACAATCCCTGTATCGCCCTGTGCCAGCTCAGTGGCGACTTGTGCGTGAGCTGCGGCCGCACCAAGGACGATATCCGCAAGTGGAAGCGCATGAAGCGTCCGGAGAAGATGGCGGCGGTGCAACGGGCCAGCGTGCGCCTGAAAGCCCTGCGCAAAAAACAGGGCTGA
- a CDS encoding alpha-ketoglutarate-dependent dioxygenase AlkB, producing the protein MTPPDIDFVTHFVPDPHALFEQLKTSVLWDERMRARKTASFGVPYDYSQISYPAVPMPEALEQLCPVIAQLLGFHPNNCLLNFYPDGQSSMGFHSDANEQLVAGTGVVVISLGHARSMLFKHKQSAVIHEYSLPSGSLLHMSDALQTQWLHAIPKAPGAGERISLSFRQLKEQ; encoded by the coding sequence ATGACCCCACCCGATATCGACTTCGTTACCCATTTCGTTCCCGACCCGCACGCCCTGTTCGAGCAACTCAAGACCTCGGTGCTCTGGGACGAACGCATGCGGGCCCGCAAGACCGCAAGCTTCGGCGTGCCCTACGACTACTCGCAGATCAGCTACCCGGCCGTACCGATGCCCGAGGCACTGGAACAATTGTGTCCGGTCATCGCGCAATTGCTGGGGTTCCATCCCAACAACTGCCTGCTCAACTTCTACCCGGACGGCCAGTCGTCCATGGGCTTTCATTCCGATGCCAATGAACAGCTGGTAGCCGGCACCGGCGTGGTGGTGATTTCCCTGGGGCATGCGCGCAGCATGCTGTTCAAGCACAAGCAAAGTGCTGTCATCCACGAATACAGCCTGCCCAGTGGCTCGCTGCTGCACATGTCCGACGCCTTGCAGACCCAGTGGCTGCATGCGATTCCCAAGGCGCCCGGCGCGGGCGAACGAATCAGCCTGTCGTTCCGCCAGCTCAAGGAGCAATAG
- a CDS encoding L,D-transpeptidase family protein has product MFKKHACYLSLWLLAAPLVAAAEDLSQAPASPAQPASPPLAVACPALAQRLDLPTQQLLQAFYREHGEQPVWSAGGRLGQLQAQLARMVDDGLDPGHYHVPSASAAGDDLCVDIDISHQYLQALQDLHYGRLSQTRFEPLWRAQPLPDDRQDVLLAIAGPGLDDIAAAFDRARPNLDQYRNLRQAYAQERQQPLPHWQVVAGGPLLRPQMQDKRVPDLAQRLYHGGFLENSTVDADNTYSEELVSAVKRFQLSHSLQADGVVGAGTLKEMNVSPVLRREQLRINLERLRWLARDFEPNIVLVNVAAAQLTFYQHDAVVWQTRTQVGRAERQTPLLKSQVTRLTLNPTWTVPPTILKEDKLPQIRRDQGFLSRQNLQVLDANGQPLAAEDVDWERPGNILLRQGAGPRNPLGRIAIRFPNPFSVYLHDTPSQALFSKGPRAFSSGCVRVEQALQLRDWLLSPAERLRTNDLLATGLTHEFRLAKPVPILLTYWTVQADSHGQLLYAPDIYGHDEVLSAALGRKI; this is encoded by the coding sequence TTGTTCAAAAAACACGCATGTTACTTGAGCTTGTGGCTGCTCGCTGCGCCATTGGTCGCTGCGGCCGAGGACCTGTCCCAGGCGCCGGCGAGCCCGGCTCAGCCAGCCTCGCCACCACTGGCGGTGGCCTGTCCGGCGCTGGCGCAGCGCCTGGACCTGCCCACGCAGCAGCTGTTGCAAGCCTTCTATCGTGAACATGGCGAACAACCGGTTTGGTCGGCTGGGGGCCGCCTGGGTCAACTGCAGGCGCAGCTGGCGCGGATGGTCGATGACGGCCTGGACCCCGGGCACTACCACGTGCCGTCGGCCAGCGCTGCCGGTGATGACCTGTGTGTCGATATCGACATCAGCCATCAGTACCTGCAAGCCTTGCAGGACCTGCATTACGGACGCCTTTCGCAAACCCGTTTCGAGCCATTGTGGCGCGCCCAGCCACTGCCGGACGACCGCCAGGACGTGCTGCTGGCGATCGCCGGGCCGGGGCTGGATGACATCGCGGCGGCGTTCGACCGAGCGCGGCCGAACCTGGATCAGTATCGCAACCTGCGCCAGGCCTACGCCCAGGAACGGCAGCAGCCCTTGCCCCATTGGCAGGTCGTGGCCGGTGGCCCGCTGTTGCGTCCGCAGATGCAGGACAAGCGCGTCCCCGATCTGGCCCAGCGCCTGTACCACGGTGGATTCCTGGAAAACTCCACCGTTGATGCCGACAACACCTACAGCGAGGAACTGGTGAGTGCGGTGAAGCGCTTCCAGCTCAGCCATTCACTGCAGGCTGATGGCGTGGTGGGGGCTGGCACCTTGAAGGAGATGAACGTCAGCCCGGTCCTGCGTCGCGAGCAGTTGCGCATCAACCTCGAGCGCCTGCGCTGGCTGGCTCGGGATTTCGAGCCGAACATCGTGCTGGTCAACGTTGCGGCGGCGCAACTGACCTTCTATCAGCACGATGCAGTGGTCTGGCAGACCCGTACCCAGGTTGGCCGCGCCGAGCGCCAGACCCCGCTGCTCAAGTCCCAGGTCACGCGCCTGACCCTGAACCCGACCTGGACCGTGCCGCCGACCATCCTCAAGGAAGACAAGCTGCCGCAGATCCGCCGTGACCAGGGCTTTCTCAGCCGCCAGAACCTGCAAGTACTGGATGCCAACGGCCAGCCCCTGGCTGCCGAGGACGTCGACTGGGAGCGTCCGGGCAACATTCTCCTGCGCCAGGGCGCCGGGCCGCGCAACCCTCTGGGGCGCATCGCCATCCGCTTCCCCAATCCATTCTCCGTGTACCTGCACGACACGCCGAGCCAGGCGCTGTTCAGCAAGGGACCGCGGGCCTTCAGCTCGGGCTGCGTGCGGGTCGAGCAGGCGCTGCAATTGCGCGACTGGCTGCTCAGTCCGGCGGAACGCCTGCGCACCAACGATCTGCTGGCCACGGGCCTGACGCACGAGTTCCGGTTGGCCAAGCCGGTGCCGATCCTGCTGACTTACTGGACCGTGCAGGCCGACAGCCATGGGCAGTTGTTGTATGCGCCGGACATCTATGGGCATGACGAAGTGCTGTCGGCCGCACTCGGTCGCAAGATCTGA
- a CDS encoding murein L,D-transpeptidase catalytic domain family protein — MLTFLSRFCLAAIALGAICSPSFAASKPHPTTSPTLYSSLAHAAPELNPQALKSALSAMQCAVGSGARQARHLAVIDYSQPSTARRLWIFDLRSKKLVLRDLVAHGQKSGENFATQFSNRLGSYQSSLGLFRTQESYEGSHGYSLRMDGLEPGFNDRARDRDIVIHAADYVNPLWSQRQGRIGRSQGCPAVRPQVARQVIDKLKDGQFMFSWYPDQRWLKSSAYLNCQPRQVASILGANGG, encoded by the coding sequence ATGTTGACCTTCTTGAGCCGATTCTGCCTGGCGGCCATTGCCCTGGGCGCCATTTGCAGTCCTTCCTTTGCTGCCAGCAAGCCCCACCCCACGACAAGCCCGACGCTGTACAGCAGCCTCGCCCACGCCGCCCCGGAACTCAATCCCCAGGCCCTGAAAAGTGCACTGAGCGCCATGCAATGCGCGGTCGGCAGCGGTGCCCGGCAAGCCCGGCACCTGGCCGTGATCGACTATTCCCAGCCCTCCACCGCCCGGCGCCTGTGGATCTTCGACCTGCGCAGCAAGAAGCTGGTGCTGCGCGACCTGGTGGCCCACGGCCAGAAATCCGGGGAAAACTTCGCCACCCAGTTCTCCAACCGCCTGGGCAGCTACCAGTCCAGCCTGGGCCTGTTCCGCACCCAGGAAAGCTATGAAGGCAGCCATGGCTACTCGCTGCGCATGGACGGCCTGGAACCGGGCTTCAACGACCGCGCCCGTGACCGCGACATCGTGATCCATGCCGCCGACTACGTGAATCCCCTGTGGAGCCAGCGCCAGGGCCGCATCGGCCGCAGCCAGGGCTGCCCGGCCGTGCGCCCGCAAGTGGCGCGCCAGGTCATAGACAAGCTCAAGGACGGCCAGTTCATGTTCTCCTGGTATCCCGACCAGCGCTGGCTCAAGTCCTCGGCCTACCTCAACTGCCAACCCCGGCAAGTGGCGAGCATCCTCGGCGCCAACGGCGGCTGA
- a CDS encoding CAP domain-containing protein: MRSLLLSVATLSLGLLGPAGAMADDQAQLIESINAYRSQPQRCANQASSELPPLASDPRLILPVDNVGDLQQALARAAYPMVNVQAISLAGPRDAQAAMQAIRESFCQVVLDPQFVDIGVSRQATQWRIVLARPLLSARLGDWQAEGQQLLAQINSARSQPRQCGGQGFAATAPLAWSSTLGDTAQEHSRAMANQNYFDHKDRDGRTPGDRAELAGYAGQQVGENIAAGQDSVRKVVDGWLASPGHCANLMNPAYHELGAAYAVDPKSDAGIYWTAMFGAP, from the coding sequence ATGCGCTCACTGCTGTTGTCCGTCGCCACACTGTCCCTGGGGCTGCTGGGTCCGGCCGGGGCCATGGCCGATGACCAGGCGCAGTTGATCGAATCGATCAACGCCTACCGCAGCCAGCCGCAACGCTGTGCCAACCAGGCCTCGTCCGAACTGCCACCGCTGGCCAGCGACCCCCGCCTGATCCTGCCGGTGGACAACGTCGGCGACCTGCAACAGGCCCTGGCGCGGGCGGCCTACCCCATGGTCAATGTCCAGGCCATCAGCCTGGCCGGCCCGCGTGATGCCCAGGCGGCGATGCAGGCGATCCGCGAGAGCTTCTGCCAGGTGGTGCTGGACCCGCAATTCGTCGATATCGGCGTCAGTCGCCAGGCCACCCAGTGGCGCATCGTCCTGGCCCGCCCGTTGCTCTCGGCCCGCCTGGGCGACTGGCAGGCCGAGGGCCAGCAGTTGCTGGCGCAGATCAACAGCGCCCGCAGCCAGCCCCGGCAATGCGGCGGCCAGGGTTTTGCCGCCACCGCTCCCCTGGCCTGGAGCTCGACCCTTGGCGATACCGCCCAGGAGCACAGTCGGGCCATGGCCAACCAGAACTACTTCGATCACAAGGACCGCGACGGCCGCACCCCAGGCGATCGCGCGGAACTGGCAGGTTATGCCGGCCAGCAAGTGGGAGAGAACATCGCCGCCGGCCAGGACAGCGTGCGCAAGGTGGTGGACGGCTGGCTGGCCAGCCCCGGGCACTGTGCCAACCTGATGAACCCGGCCTACCACGAACTGGGCGCGGCCTATGCGGTGGACCCGAAAAGCGATGCCGGCATCTACTGGACCGCGATGTTCGGCGCACCTTGA